The Manduca sexta isolate Smith_Timp_Sample1 unplaced genomic scaffold, JHU_Msex_v1.0 HiC_scaffold_2770, whole genome shotgun sequence genomic interval gtgtcaccattgtgacaactgcctgcgggatacggcccaacacgttgagtcttgcccagcctgggacgatgagcgcagcgctctcgtgtcaagtcgtcggaggagacctctcgctgccggccgtggtcgcttccatggtcgacagccccggaggcctggcgtgcggtggcccacttctgtgaggtggttctctcgcagaaggagagtgccgagagggatcgggaacgggccgatccctcccgccgtcaggagacgtaggaggcgccgggtggacgactgaccggcgtctcccgccctgtggaatggggcgtttggagaataccaccacggtaaacccctgcccgtcgtaagaggcgactaatagccacgaaggggtcgtcggcgggcagcagggggctgtccgtcctagtgcgcgcgcactttcaGTGCGtgcagtgcgttcatcgcacacttcggttgacccccgggatggacggcagtgacctcacgctgccgctgacgctgagagcgtccttcggtgcgcggggctttaGAGCCCccccatttaggagacgggccgcaaggcggcaccgcgcaggggcggctgcggagaAACTCGACCTGATGTCACGAGGTAGCACGCagtcgtccctatgcgccgaagagggtcaacgcggagttttagttggtaggtcgttgcgtaggACTAGTTTgttaggttagggactcggcccgaccgccgcccgtgggttccgggccgctcaattgtcgggtcgtaaggcaacggctaccccaacataaccgctcagtcgcccccgcgaaggctgggcggtagtaataaggcactttctccgcgaaaccgaaaaaaaaaaggttaaggttaggttagttaggttggggttggggtgctaggtcaggaaacctcctcgtggtgcaccctagcaacggcgcgtcgatcagaccgatcaggctgatctgcgcgctggctaatctcctgacaaccgaggtggttggcggtcgtcgcctcttgcggcggccgtcgtgtTGCAGTTCGatgagattggcccatcttgggcggcccccggttctgtccggaggtgtcgacgggctcggtgtgcgctcatcccgccccgagcaggcagtgggggggactccctctcccattgtcgccgtcgcagatcgtaatccggtgtggaggtctgtggatatgtctcgcgctcccgctggaccgagggtcttggcttaaccgcccggaccgcgaggaagaaaacctctataaaaatcaccccgaatcccaagcggcggcgcaccgcgagggatgcatggccgatgggtagttcggtctcgagtgcgaccccgccagagtaccggccgacactctgtgcgggttacgctaggcttacccaggtacagggggcactgcctgggcggaccaacctttcccccatactcgtgggactcaGCATggataattcaatttttaaaacccCAAAAATTCTATTGACGAGATTGCCTACTCCGGTTCCGGCCGGGGAGGCGGAGGTCGGCGGGTGCAAACCCAACGACGGAGACGTTGTGCAGGAGATTTCGGGCGAGAAGCCCATGGAGGAGTGGCCCGATCATCTGTGGCCACAGAAGTCGATAGCGACTCGAGTGGAAGTGTCTCTTCCGTCCGGAGTAGGAGGCTCTGGAGAAGACACTCCCGCTCCATCGACAGTTGCTCGCTCAACTTTACGAGCGACACCGACGAGCCGGCGCCTAAAACGCAAGCCACCGACGGCCGAGGGAGAGGACGTCCTCCCTCCGTCGGAAAATATGTCGGCCTCAGACAGGCGCAGCGCGAGCGTGACAGGCTCAAGCGCGAGGAAGCACGCCTAAAGGCCGAAGAGGATCTAGAAAACCGACTTAGATTCGTCAAGTCGCCGTTGCCTCCGCGGGTAGATACGGACGAAGACCAGCCCGTCACAAAGAGGACCTGGAGAAGTGCGGGCATATAGTGCGCGCCATTGTTCGCAAATCGGGCAACCTCAAGGGGACGTCCCAAAAAGCGCTGAACTGGGTGACTAGCAAAATCACCCGGTACATCACACAGCCAGAATCTGAGGTTGTTGCCCGTTTGGAGGATGAAGTGAAAAGTCGCGTGAACACAGCGCCCGCCTCGAGTCGAGCATGAAGCTGATTCAAGAGGAGAATGCAGCCCTCCGCCGCCGGCTCGAGGAACTCGAAGCGTCCGCGAGCAAAACTTCCGCGGAAGACATGTGGGCTATGGTTGAGGCAAGGGTCCAGGCCAGACTAGAGTCGGCTCTGATGGGACCAGCCCAGAGGCCCGCCCTGGCCCACGAAACAAGGGCGTCAACTGGGGATACACAACTACCCGTATCCGGAGGAATTGTAGGAGGCCCTCCCCAGCCCAAGACCAAGAGGGAGAAAGGAAAAGGGAAGGGGAAGAAAACAGTCCCCGCTTCCCAATCCCCACCCCAGTAGCAGGACCCTCCAGCGCCCCGCCACAAGCAGTCGCAGGTCCTTCTGCGGCCAAGGCGACTGAAGCGGAGTCAAGGACAAAGAAGAGCCGGGATAATGGCAAGAAGGAGGCGACAGCGCCAGGGAAGAAGACAGCGCCCAACCACAAACCCCCTCCAAAGGTCAAGGGGAAAAAGCCGCCCCCACAAGCGCAACCTGCACCGGAGCCCCGCCCTCTACCGCCGGCCCCCGCATCGATGGAGACGCCGTGGGTAGAAGTGGTCAGCCGAAATAGGAAGAAGAGGAAGCCTGCTGTAGCGGTGAACACTCAGCCACGACAGCCGGCGCGCCGGGCTGAGCCCAAACTACGACCGCCACGCTCCGCAGCGGTTGTTATATCGCTGACCCCTGCGGCGGTAGCAAAGGGCTTGTCTTACAAGCAGGTCCTTACGGACGCCCAGTCGAAGCTGGACCTCACCGGCCTAGATATCACCAGGCTGAGGCCGAAGTtcgcggccacgggcgcccccatgtatgaggtgcccggggccaactcggaggagagggccgactccctcgccgcgaggctgagggagtgcttcgaTGGGTCGGAGGATGTTAAGATCTCCCGACCCACGAAAACGGCAgagctgcggctgacggagttggactacacggccactccggagtcggtcgcagcggccctctccaaggccggtgagtgtccAACGGACGCCATTAAGGTAGGGCAAATTCGCCCAGATCGTTCCGGcgttgggaccgcctgggttcgtttgcccataaaggcggcccaaaaggtgAAGGGGGCGGGCCGAATCTTGatcggctggaccgcggctcgagtgactgtcctcgagtcgcggccctgcggtgcttccggtgcctggagagcgggcacgttagggagcgctgcgactgcgcagtggaccgcagcgagttgtgctatcgttgcggtcaggcgggccacaaagcccgcgaatgcaaggccccggcgaactgcgcagtctgcgctgcggccggcaggcccgccaggcaccggctcggggaaggcttgttctgcccctcccgacgcaaccggcgccgcccccaaagAAGGAATGCGCCtacggctgaggttctgtcccagccgcaggcggcgagcccaccgcaaccagtggtagaggccgagatggacgtggaggagatcgcccatcaataatggacctaagtttcctccaggcgaacatcaaccactgcgcccgcgcccaggacctgttgtcccaaagcctggcgcagtggtcggtgcatgtggccgtggtcgccgaaccgtattttgtcccgccccgagataactgggtaggggacatcgacgggtcggtggccatcatcacccagggtgccgctggctccccgcccttcgcaaaagtcgagaagggccagggatgcgtcgcggctctgttggggaattgtggatagttgagtttatttctccccaacagacccctggccgagttcgagtctttcctcgttcggctgggggctctggttgagcagggccaacctcacccgacaatcgtcgccggtgacttcaacgcgaaatccgcggtctggggttcgccggcgaccgacgctcgcggtgaggtcctggaggaatgggcgatctccgtcggcctggccgttcagaacaggggtcggtggacacgtgcgtgcggcacaacggcgggtcaatcgttgatttgtcgtttgggtgccccgtcgtcgcacgtcgtgtccgtggctggagggtcctcgtggacgcggagacactatcggatcatcgatatataaggttcgatgtcgccgcgcccacgagtcaacgtaaccagcccattggtggaccgagtgcccctggtcaggacggcccgcggtgggcattaaggcgcctcgacaaggaggccctagagctggccgctctggcagtctcgtggctccccgagccggagggtccggtgagggtcgagcaggaggcggagtggttcggggtggcaatgtcggacgtttgcgacgccgccatgccccgggcgctccgtcgtcctccgcggcgggaggtgtactggtggtcggcggagctagcgcagttgcgcgcgtcttgcgtagctgcgcgccgccgatacgccaggcatcgccgccgccgtattcgcgcacgagaccatgaagaccgggagcggcagctctacggcctctataaagaggcgaagagagcgctgcgggtggccattcatagggccaaggtcgcggcacgcaaagagtttttggagactctcgacggggtgccgtgggggcgcccctacaaactagtgatgaataagcttcgtccagcggcgcccccgctgtcgcagagtctccagccagaactactggccaacgttgtcgcggccttgttcccggccaccgaggatactattctcctccaccgatggcgccaccggaagtggcgtcatcgtcgttttcggcaagggatatcccagaggtttcgcccgcggaaatgcgggcggcagtgtttcggctgcgggcaaaacaccgccccgggtctcgacggcatccccggaaagcctgggtgttagccctcgagtacctggggccgcggctccgcagtctattctccgcctgtatggtgcagggcgtcttcccggcgcggtggaagaccgggaagctcgtcctgctgaagaaagaGGGgaagacccgcagagtcgccgtcggcctaccggcccatcgtgctgctcgacgaggtcgccaaacttttgagcgtattatacacgcgcgcctcgtcgagcactcgagagggtcggtccagagttggccgacaaacagtttggcggtaggagtggacgctcaactgtccacgcgattctgcgggtcaagtcgcaggcggaggcagcagtggccagggggaAGGTTGTGATCGCCGGGTCGTTAGTTATGTCCAACGCTTTTATGCATccaacgaagcactgcggtaccatgtggtgccgccctatctaaggcgtctggtgcacgcgtaccttctgacaggtacgtggtgtatccgggcgccgacgggtggcaccgaagagcgatgtcgtgcggtgttccacaggggtcggttctaggccctcttgtggaacatcgggtacgactgggtgctccgtggtgccaatctctggggcgtcgacgtgacgtgttatgcggatgacacgttggtcacggcgacgtctaagaccttccaggacgccgcgatcctggcggcggtgggtaccGGCCACGTAGTGAGTCGGATTagacgtttaggtttgaaggtggccctcgagaagaccgaggccatgtGTTTTCACGGGCTCggcgggggccaccggccggtgcccacatcgtggttgaggggtgcggattcccatcggcaaaactatgaagtatttaggtctgattttggacagccggtgggaattccgcgcccatttcgaAAAGTTGCGGACGAAgttgtccagggcagcgggcgctctttcagCCTGccgcccaacctggaaggtcctggtatcccttgccgaaggttgtaccacggggtcgtgcggtccatggcgttgtacggcagcccagtctgggctgacgccctgggggcgttctgtcgccctgcggggcccgcagcgggtcgtagcgcagcgggccatacgggcgtaccgcacggtctcgtacgaggcggcttgtcttttggccggattcctgccctgggatctggacgccaaagccctctccgatacctttcattggagggaggaggcgttcaggaacgggcagcgtccggccctgaaggagatggaggccaaaagggcctccttacggcgagccgccgtggaggagtggcgtctcaggctggaggccccgtcagcggggcttcgggccgtagcggcagtgcgtcctgtctttgcacagtggctggacaggcgccacggcgcggcgacatttcgcctgacgcaggtgctcaccgggcatgggtgcttcggggagtacctgtgtcagatagtaggcacggaggttagcgccgtgtgtcaccattgtgacaactgcccgcgggatacggcccaacatacgttggagtcttgcccagcctgggacgatgagcgcagcgctctcgtgtcagtcgtcggaggagacctctcgctgccggccgtggtcgcttccatggtcggcagcccggaggcctggcgtgcggtggcccacttctgcgaggtggtcctctcgcagaaggagagtgccgagagggatcgagagagggaggatccctcccgccgtcagaggagacgtaggaggcgccgggtggacgactgaccggcgtctcccgccctgtggaatgggggcgtttggagaattccaccacggtatcccctgcctgtcgtaaaaggcgactaataggggccacgaaggggtcgtcggcgggcagcaggggctgcccgtcctagtgcgcgcgcacttttcagtgcgtgcagtgcgttcatcgcacactctcggttgacccccgggatggacggcagtgtgttgttggcctcacgctgccgtagacgccgagggcgtccttcggtgcgcgggggcttttgagcccccataggagacgggccgcaaggcggcaccgcgcaggggcggttgcggtcgcagactagacatttcaacgtcagaggaagcccgcagccgtccctaatgcgccgaagagggccaccgcggagttttagttggtatgccgtgcgttgtacataggttagggactcggcccggcggtcgcccgaaggtctacatcaattccgggcggcgcaacgtcgggtcgtaaggcacggtgaccccaacataaccgctcagtcgcccccgcgaaggctgggcggtagtaataaggtactttctccgcgaaaccaaaaaaaaaaaaaaggttggggtggggtgctaggtcaggaaacctcctcgtggtgcaccctgggcaacggcgcgtcgatcagaccgatcaggctgatctgcgcgctggctaatatcctgacaaccgaggtggttggcggtcgtcgcctcttgcggcggccgtcgtgtTGTAGTTTGgtgagattggcccatcttgggcggccccggttctgtccggaggtgtcgacgggctcggtgtgcgctcaccccgccccgagcaggcggTGGGGGGGACtctctctcccattgtcgccgtcgcagatcgtaatccggtgtggaggtctgtggatatgtctcgcgctcccgctggaccgagggtcttggcttaaccgcccggaccgcgaggaagaaaacctctataaaaatcaccccgaatcccaagcggcggcgcaccgcgagggatgcatggccgatgggtagttcggtctcgagtgcgacccccgccagagtaccggccgacactctgtgcgggttacgctaggcttacccaggtacagggggcactgcctgggcggaccaccctttccccatactcgtgggactcaATATGGACTCAATTTTTAAAACacccaaaatattattgacgAGATTGCCCACCCCGGTTCCGGCCGGGGAGGCGGAGGTCGGCGGGTGCAAACCTGAACGACGGAGACGTTGTGCAGGAGATTTCGGGCGAGAAGCCCATGGAGGGAGTGGCCCGATCATCTGTGGCCACAGAAGTCGATAGCGACTCGAGTGGGAGTGTCTCTTCCGTCAGGAGTAGGAGGCTATGGAGAAGGCATTCCCGCTCGATCGACAGCTGGTCGCTCAACCTaaccagcgacaccgacgagCCGGTGCCCAAGGCGCAGACCACCGACGGCCGAGGGAGAGGACGTCCTCCCACGGTCGGTAAAATACATCGGCCTCAAACAGGCGCAGAAGGAGCGTGACCGACTCAAGCGCGAGGAGGCACGCCAAAAAGCTGAGGAGGAACTAGAGGACCGGCTGAAATTTGTTAAGTCGCCGATGCCTCCACGCATGGACGAAGACGAAACCGCCCCGTCACGAAAGAGGATTTGAAGAAGTGCGGGCATGTGGTGCGGGCCATTGTCCGCAAATCGGGCAATCTGAAGGGAACGTCCAGAAGGCTCTGAACTGGGTGACAAACACAATCACCCAGTACATCGAACAGCCGCAGTCCGCCCTCATCGCTCGCCTCGAGAGCGAATCAAAGAAGTGGCAGGAGCTCAGTGCCCGCCTCGAGGCCAATCTGAAAACGGTACAGGAAGAGAACGCAGCTCTCAAACAACGCCTCGAAGGGTTGGAAGCGGCCACCAAAGGGCCGCCTATAGAAGAGATGCTGGCTATGGTCGAAGCCAGGGTCGAGGCCAGGCTGGAGTCGGCCCGGATGGGGCCAGCCCAAAGGCCCGCTCTGGCCCATGAAAAGAGAATGGCAACAGGGGACACACAACTCCCTGTGTCGGGGGGAATAGTAGGAGGTCCCGCCCCGCCTAAAACCAAGAGGGAGAAAGGGAAAGGGGAAGACAGTCTCCGCTCCCCCTCCCCGCCCCAGTACCGGACCTCCAGCGCGGCGCCGCAGTACTGTCGCGGGTCCTCTACGGCCCCGGTGACTGCGAGCAGCACCAACCGAGAAAGAGGAAAGCCGAGAGGAAGAAGGTGACAACGACGACGTCCAAGCCGAAGGCCCAAAAGGGAACGAAGAACGGCCCTCCGGCACAATTCCGCTGGAGCCCCGCCCTACCGCCGGCCCCGCATCGATGGAGACGCCGTGGGTAGAAGTGGTCAGCCGGAAGAAAAAGAAGCCCGCTGCAGCGGCGAACACCCAGCCGCAACAGCCGGCGCGCCGGGCTGAGCCAAAATTACGACCGCCACGCTCCGCAGCGGTCGTTATAACATTGACTCCTGCGGCGGTGGCCAAGGGCCTGTCCTAGCAAGGTCCTTACGGACGCCCAATCGAAggtggacctcaccggcctaGACATCACTAGGCTGAGGCCAAAATTCGCGGCCACGGGTGCCCCaatgtatgaggtgcccggggccaactcaagaagggccgactccctcgccgcgaggctgagggagtgcttcggtgggtcggaggagGTGAGAATATCCCGGCCCACCAAAACCGTCGAGCTGCGACTGTCCGAATTGGACTACACTGCAACACCCGAgacagtcgcagcggccctcgccaaggccggtgagtgtccACCGACGAAAGTAAAGGTCGGGCAAATCCGCCCCGACCGATCCGGAGTAGGATCAGCGTGGGTCCGCATGCCGATTAAGGCGGCCCAAAAGTTAGGGGCGGGCCGCATACTGATAGGgtggaccgcggctcgggtgaCTGTCCTGGAGTCGCGGCCAATGCGGtgtttccggtgcctggagagcgggcacgtcCGCGAGCGCTGCAACTGTGCAGTCGACCGCAGCGATCTCTGTTACcgctgcggtcaggcgggccaTAAGGCCCGAGAtaaggccccggcgaactgcgcagtctgcgcggccgccggcaggcccgccaggcaccggctcggggggaaggcttgttccgccccctcccgacgcaaccggcgccgcccccaaaaTGAAAGGAacgccgccgcggctgaggttctgtcccagccgcaggcggcgagcccaccgcaacagtcagtggccgagatggacgtcgaggagatcgcccatcaataatggacctaagtttcctccaggcgaacatcaaccactgcgcccgcgcccaggacctgttgtcccaaagcctggcgcagtggtcggtgcaagtggccgtggtcgccgaaccgtattttgtcccgcccgtAACTGGGTGCGCATCACTTTCAGTGCCATGCAGTGCGCTGGCTCGCACACTATTCGGTTgacccgggatggacggcagcgtgttgttggcctcatttctgccgtagacgccgagggcgcatccttcggtgcgcgggggctttgAGCCCCCATACCCGACGATCCGCCGGGCTTACACCGCGCAATCcgcggttgcggtcgcagactagacatttcaacgtcagaggaagcccgcagcc includes:
- the LOC119192416 gene encoding serine/arginine repetitive matrix protein 1-like, giving the protein MKLIQEENAALRRRLEELEASASKTSAEDMWAMVEARVQARLESALMGPAQRPALAHETRARPSPAQDQEGERKREGEENSPRFPIPTPVAGPSSAPPQAVAGPSAAKATEAESRTKKSRDNGKKEATAPGKKTAPNHKPPPKVKGKKPPPQAQPAPEPRPLPPAPASMETPWVEVVSRNRKKRKPAVAVNTQPRQPARRAEPKLRPPRSAAVVISLTPAAVAKGLSYKQVLTDAQSKLDLTGLDITRLRPKFAATGAPMRRSAGANLNDGDVVQEISGEKPMEGVARSSVATEVDSDSSGSVSSVRSRRLWRRHSRSIDSWSLNLTSDTDEPVPKAQTTDGRGRGRPPTTKPPRHERGFEEVRACGAGHCPQIGQSEGNVQKALNWVTNTITQYIEQPQSALIARLESESKKWQELSARLEANLKTVQEENAALKQRLEGLEAATKGPPIEEMLAMVEARVEARLESARMGPAQRPALAHEKRMATGDTQLPVSGGIVGGPAPPKTKREKGKGEDSLRSPSPPQYRTSSAAPQYCPPTEKEESREEEGDNDDVQAEGPKGNEERPSGTIPLEPRPTAGPASMETPWVEVVSRKKKKPAAAANTQPQQPARRAEPKLRPPRSAAVVITLTPAAVAKGLS